A stretch of DNA from Oncorhynchus nerka isolate Pitt River linkage group LG22, Oner_Uvic_2.0, whole genome shotgun sequence:
tcggatgaggtagttgggtgggctatttacagatgggctatgtacaggtgcaacaATCGGTAAGCTCCTCCGAcatctgatgcttaaagttagtgagggagatataagactccagcttcagcgatttttgcaatttgttccaatcattggcagcagagaactggagaaCTGGTGGCCAAATAgtagttggctttggggatgaccagtgaaatatacctgctggagcgcgtgctatgggtgggtgctgctatggtgaccagtgagctgagataaggcggggctttacctagcaaagacttataaatgacctggagccagtgggtttggtgacgaatatgaagcgagggccagccaacaagagcatacaggtcgcagtggtgggtagtatcagttttggtgacaaaactgtgatagactacatccaatttgctgtgttggaggctattttttaaatgacatcaacgaagtcaaggatcggtaggatagtcagttttgttGGCAGCATGAGTGGAGGATGCTTtgatgcgaaataggaagccgattcaagatttaattttggattggagatgcttaatgtgagtctggaaggagagtttacagtctaaccagacccctaggtatttgtagttgtccacatattctaagtcagaaccgtccagtgtagtgatgctagacgggagggcgggtgcgggcagcgatcggttgaagagcatgcatttagtttttcttgcatttaagagcagttggaggccatggaaggagtgttgtatgggattgaagctcgtctggaggtttgttaacactgtgtccaaagaagggccagatgtatacagaagtgtgtcgtctgcgtagaggtggatcagagaatcaccagcagcaagagcgacatcattgatatatacagagaaaagagtcggcccgagaattgcaggctgtggcacccccatagagactgccagatgtccggacaacaggcccttcgatttaacacactgaactctatctgagaagtagttggtgaaccaggcgaggcagttatTTGAGAAagcaaggctgttgagtctgccgataagaatgcggtgattgacagagttgaaagccttggccaggttgatgaagatggctgcacagtattgtcttttatcgatgtcTTTATGATATGGtgtaggaccttgagcgtggctgaagtACACCCATGACCaactcagaaaccagattgcatagcggagaaggtacggtgggattcgaaatggtcggtgatctgtttgttaacttggctttcgaagacttttgAAAGGaagggtaggatggatataggtctgtaacagtttgggtctagactgtctcctcctttgaagaggaggatgaccgcggcagctttccaatctttggggatctcagatgatacaagaggttgaacaggctagtaataggggttgcaacaattgagGTGGATAATCTTAgaaaagagggtccagattgtctagcccagctgatttgtaggggtccagattttatagctctttcagaacatcagctatctggatttggatgaaggagaaatggggggaggcttgggcaagttgctgtggggggtgcagagctgttgaccggggtaggggtagccaggtggaaagcattgccagccgtagaaaaatgcttattgaaattctcggtTATCgttgatttatcggtggtgacagtgtttcctagcttcagtgtagtgggcagctgggaggaggtgctcttattctccatggacattAGTGTCCCAAAACtctttggaattagtgctacaggatgcaaatttatgtttgaaaaagcAAGCTTTTTGCTTTCCAttactgcctgtgtatattggttcctaacttcctgaAAAGTTTAATATCATATTGCACATTGTATATAAGCGTACACCTTACAATAAGATATCCTTACTGACCTCCATACATAGCAAATATATGTGTTGCCATGGTGAGGTTGAATAATTTCCATCCATCAATCCATTCACATTACAggtctgtgttgtctgtctccaTCTCACTTGAAAGACCACACAACCAAATATAGGCATTTACTACCCCCTACTGGTCCAAGTGAATAATGCAGCATGTGGATCAGAAGTGTGCGTTTGTGTGCACGTGAGAGTGCAGGTGCTTGTGTATAATGTCTCTGTGCAGCAATAATTAAATGAAACACGATTGGTCAAAAGCACTTCATTGATCAAAAGCACTTCATTGATGTTCATCATCACAACACATGTAAAACTTTTCTCAAACAGGGAAGAGTAGAATGCCAATAAAAGTGTTACGGTGATTTGAATCATCATATATCCTGTAGTTTGCAGGGAGTTGCATAAAAATGACATCTCCCACTTCCAGCTGTAGTATGACTGCATTGGATGCATACCTAAACTGCTGATGGTCACCTACTTCCCCTGAATGAATTATTTGCTGTTCATTCTTGAACAGGGATAGGCCCATAACTGTTGACTGGAGAAAATCACCCATTGTGAAGCTGAAGTGGTAGACCCCTCTCACAGGTGCTGTGAAGATACCTGGATGTCAGGGAAATCATAGAGATCATCAAGACTTGTGCTGCACACTACATGACTGTACCTGTAGCACATTGCCATAAAAGTATGATCTTGATTGCACTAAACAAAATCATGGGGCATCAAATGCAACCTGCCACCAACATCAAGCAGTTTTTACTAGTTGTGCTGGGGTTTTTTAAAACTTCAGAAGCTCTTGTTTTTGACTAGGTAGGCAATAGTCTACACTAACCGTTGACTGATGTTGATGaagacagtacagtacctgtagCTTGGTTGTAGTGTTCACCGGTGTTTGTGAAGACGTTCTTGTAGACTACGGTGGTGGCAGTGTTGAATGGTCCTTGGTGTCCAGTTTTTCCCAAAGAGGTTGAAAATGCCACCTTGGGTCTCTCTGTGAATGCAGGAGAATAAAGAGAACGATTTGATGATGATGACAAATATTTGACCTTTTTCACATTCAGAAATGGAAGGGGATGTTATTATTCCCAAATCACATTACATGTTATTTAAAAGTACCATAATTCCATTTATGTGT
This window harbors:
- the LOC115104722 gene encoding complement C1q-like protein 2, which codes for MIKTLILCSPGYFPANVCVIVVTPAILSRVTSTESEVAKLQRENAERPKVAFSTSLGKTGHQGPFNTATTVVYKNVFTNTGEHYNQATGIFTAPVRGVYHFSFTMGDFLQSTVMGLSLFKNEQQIIHSGEVGDHQQFRYASNAVILQLEVGDVIFMQLPANYRIYDDSNHRNTFIGILLFPV